Proteins encoded together in one Cicer arietinum cultivar CDC Frontier isolate Library 1 chromosome 4, Cicar.CDCFrontier_v2.0, whole genome shotgun sequence window:
- the LOC101514261 gene encoding protein unc-13 homolog isoform X2 has protein sequence MELVVLPLELIQLFKVSDFSTEQEYEASFRRNLKVLETGLLLHPHIPLNKSDSSAQNLRRIICKALEKPMDIAKSSESMQTLRSVVLSLSCRSSDGSVPETCHWADGFPMNLWIYQTLLEACFDIHVESCVIEEIDEVLELIKKTWVMLRINETLHNICFTWVLFHRYVVTGELESDLLFASCNLLGEVEKDTVIMKDPLYSKTLSSTLNLMLGWADRRLLAYHDTFHNGNIESMECIVSLAALSAKILAEDISHEYNTEKEEADVAYTRVENYIRSSLRAVFIQKLEKVDPSKHLSRKQNKAFPILSVLAQDITELAFKEKAIFSPKLKRWHPLAAGVAVATLHVCYGNELKQYVKGINELTPDAIEVLMAADKLEKELVQIAVEDSVDSEDGGKSIIKQIQPYEAESIIASLVKSWIKIRVDRLGELVDRILQQEAWNLRENKEGFAPSAVQVLRFVDDTLEAFFLLPISMHTILLPELICGLDKSIQQYILKAKSGCGNRNTFIPTLPALTRCSTKAKYHSVFRKKEKPQMTQRRKALVASTNGDSSFDVPQLFVRINTMQRIRMELGVLETRVVANLSSSNSINDDDISDGVSFKLSAAAAVEGIRQLCECVAYKAVFQDLYHVLWDGLYVGEVSSTRIEPFLQELEQYLEIISSTVHDKVRTRVIVEVMRASFDGFLLVLLAGGSSRAFSLQDSVIIEEDFKFLSDLFWSNGDGLPAELIEKQSATVRSVLPLFHADTQHIIQQFIELTKEMYGSTAKSRLPLPPKADQWSPREPDTLLRVLCYRNDEAAAKFLKKNYNLPTKI, from the exons ATGGAGTTGGTGGTTCTTCCTTTAGAGCTTATACAACTCTTCAAGGTTTCAGATTTTTCCACTGAACAAGAGTATGAGGCTTCTTTTAGAAGAAATTTGAAGGTTCTTGAAACAGGACTCCTCTTGCATCCGCACATTCCATTAAATAAATCTGACAGTTCTGCACAGAACCTCCGCCGCATAATCTGTAAAGCCCTTGAGAAACCTATGGATATTGCAAAGAGCAGTGAATCAATGCAAACCCTCCGGAGTGTTGTTTTGTCACTTTCTTGCAGATCATCTGACGGGTCTGTTCCTGAGACATGTCATTGGGCTGATGGGTTTCCAATGAACCTTTGGATCTACCAAACTCTTTTAGAAGCCTGTTTTGATATTCATGTTGAAAGTTGTGTGATAGAAGAGATTGATGAGGTCTTAGAGCTCATTAAGAAGACCTGGGTTATGCTCAGAATCAACGAAACGCTGCATAATATTTGTTTCACATGGGTCTTATTTCATAGATATGTCGTCACGGGTGAATTAGAAAGCGATCTGTTGTTTGCATCTTGTAATCTATTGGGGGAAGTTGAGAAAGATACTGTGATCATGAAGGATCCTTTGTACTCAAAAACTTTGAGCTCCACATTGAATCTGATGTTGGGTTGGGCAGATAGAAGGCTCCTTGCCTACCATGACACTTTCCATAATGGTAATATTGAATCAATGGAATGCATTGTATCTCTTGCTGCACTATCAGCAAAGATACTGGCAGAAGATATCTCTCATGAGTATAATACAGAGAAGGAAGAAGCCGATGTAGCCTACACCAGAGTTGAAAATTATATTCGATCATCATTACGTGCTGTTTTCATTCAG AAATTGGAAAAAGTGGACCCCAGCAAGCATCTATCTAGAAAACAGAATAAAGCTTTTCCCATTCTTTCTGTCCTGGCACAAGACATTACTGAACTGGCTTTTAAGGAGAAAGCCATATTTAGTCCCAAACTGAAGAGATGGCATCCTCTCGCCGCTGGTGTTGCGGTTGCTACCCTTCATGTGTGTTACGGAAATGAGTTGAAGCAATATGTTAAAGGTATCAATGAGTTGACACCTGATGCTATAGAAGTGCTGATGGCTGCCGACAAGCTGGAGAAAGAGTTGGTGCAGATAGCAGTGGAAGATTCTGTTGACAGTGAAGATGGTGGCAAATCCATTATTAAGCAGATCCAACCTTATGAGGCTGAATCTATAATTGCTAGTCTGGTTAAGTCATGGATAAAGATCAGAGTGGATAGACTGGGGGAATTGGTTGACAGAATTCTGCAACAAGAG GCATGGAATCTACGGGAAAATAAAGAGGGGTTTGCTCCTTCTGCAGTTCAAGTTCTACGTTTCGTCGATGACACTTTGGAAGCTTTCTTCCTGTTGCCCATATCCATGCACACGATTTTACTTCCTGAATTGATATGTGGTCTTGACAAATCTATCCAACAATACATTTTGAAAGCAAAATCTGGCTGCG GGAACCGTAATACATTCATCCCGACTTTGCCTGCATTGACTAGGTGTTCAACAAAAGCAAAATACCACAGTGTATTCCGGAAAAAAGAAAAGCCACAAATGACTCAGAGGAGGAAAGCCCTTGTTGCATCCACAAATGGAGATAGCTCATTTGATGTACCCCAACTGTTTGTTCGCATCAATACTATGCAACGTATTCGCATGGAATTAGGGGTTTTGGAAACGAGAGTAGTTGCTAATCTTAGCAGTTCTAATTCCATTAATGACGATGATATATCAGATGGGGTGAGCTTCAAGCTTTCTGCAGCTGCTGCAGTGGAAGGTATCCGTCAACTCTGCGAGTGTGTGGCGTACAAAGCTGTTTTCCAAGATCTATATCACGTTCTTTGGGACGGTCTATATGTTGGAGAAGTTTCTTCGACCAGGATTGAGCCTTTTCTTCAGGAGCTTGAACAATACTTAGAGATCATATCATCAACAGTTCATGATAAAGTTAGAACTCGAGTAATTGTTGAAGTAATGCGGGCTTCTTTCGATGGGTTCTTGTTGGTTTTGTTGGCGGGAGGTTCGTCTCGTGCTTTCTCTTTGCAAGATTCTGTTATAATAGAGGAAGATTTCAAGTTTCTGAGCGACTTGTTTTGGTCAAATGGGGACGGATTGCCAGCTGAATTGATAGAAAAGCAGTCTGCAACTGTTAGAAGTGTACTTCCCTTGTTCCACGCGGATACTCAACACATAATTCAGCAATTTATTGAACTTACTAAGGAAATGTATGGTTCTACGGCTAAATCTCGGCTTCCGTTGCCTCCAAAAGCAGATCAATGGAGCCCAAGAGAACCGGACACGCTTCTTCGAGTTTTGTGTTACAGGAATGATGAGGCAGCAGCCAAGTTCCTTAAGAAGAATTACAACTTGCCTACGAAAATCTAA
- the LOC101514261 gene encoding protein unc-13 homolog isoform X1 encodes MSINFNKKHQPLQNAMPVHPIRDIPSSFGDLPPNLSLPELRETAYEILLAACRSSGPKPLTFISQSERGARDRTPTASLHRSRTSTAASNVKKALGLKTSSSSRSKRAVTTGELMRVQMRISEQSDNRIRRALLRIAAAQLGRRMELVVLPLELIQLFKVSDFSTEQEYEASFRRNLKVLETGLLLHPHIPLNKSDSSAQNLRRIICKALEKPMDIAKSSESMQTLRSVVLSLSCRSSDGSVPETCHWADGFPMNLWIYQTLLEACFDIHVESCVIEEIDEVLELIKKTWVMLRINETLHNICFTWVLFHRYVVTGELESDLLFASCNLLGEVEKDTVIMKDPLYSKTLSSTLNLMLGWADRRLLAYHDTFHNGNIESMECIVSLAALSAKILAEDISHEYNTEKEEADVAYTRVENYIRSSLRAVFIQKLEKVDPSKHLSRKQNKAFPILSVLAQDITELAFKEKAIFSPKLKRWHPLAAGVAVATLHVCYGNELKQYVKGINELTPDAIEVLMAADKLEKELVQIAVEDSVDSEDGGKSIIKQIQPYEAESIIASLVKSWIKIRVDRLGELVDRILQQEAWNLRENKEGFAPSAVQVLRFVDDTLEAFFLLPISMHTILLPELICGLDKSIQQYILKAKSGCGNRNTFIPTLPALTRCSTKAKYHSVFRKKEKPQMTQRRKALVASTNGDSSFDVPQLFVRINTMQRIRMELGVLETRVVANLSSSNSINDDDISDGVSFKLSAAAAVEGIRQLCECVAYKAVFQDLYHVLWDGLYVGEVSSTRIEPFLQELEQYLEIISSTVHDKVRTRVIVEVMRASFDGFLLVLLAGGSSRAFSLQDSVIIEEDFKFLSDLFWSNGDGLPAELIEKQSATVRSVLPLFHADTQHIIQQFIELTKEMYGSTAKSRLPLPPKADQWSPREPDTLLRVLCYRNDEAAAKFLKKNYNLPTKI; translated from the exons ATGTCAATAAACTTCAACAAGAAACATCAACCGCTGCAAAACGCCATGCCGGTGCATCCAATTCGCGACATTCCATCATCGTTCGGAGATCTGCCGCCGAATTTATCCTTACCGGAGCTCCGTGAAACGGCTTACGAGATCCTGTTAGCAGCTTGCAGGAGCTCAGGTCCGAAGCCGTTAACATTCATATCGCAGTCGGAGAGGGGAGCTAGGGATCGGACTCCGACGGCTTCGCTTCACCGGTCACGGACTTCGACGGCGGCGAGCAATGTGAAGAAGGCTCTTGGACTCAAAACGTCGTCGTCTTCGAGGAGTAAACGTGCAGTGACAACGGGGGAGTTGATGAGAGTTCAGATGAGAATCTCTGAACAGAGTGATAATAGAATTAGGAGAGCACTTCTCAGAATTGCTGCTGCTCAG cTCGGAAGACGCATGGAGTTGGTGGTTCTTCCTTTAGAGCTTATACAACTCTTCAAGGTTTCAGATTTTTCCACTGAACAAGAGTATGAGGCTTCTTTTAGAAGAAATTTGAAGGTTCTTGAAACAGGACTCCTCTTGCATCCGCACATTCCATTAAATAAATCTGACAGTTCTGCACAGAACCTCCGCCGCATAATCTGTAAAGCCCTTGAGAAACCTATGGATATTGCAAAGAGCAGTGAATCAATGCAAACCCTCCGGAGTGTTGTTTTGTCACTTTCTTGCAGATCATCTGACGGGTCTGTTCCTGAGACATGTCATTGGGCTGATGGGTTTCCAATGAACCTTTGGATCTACCAAACTCTTTTAGAAGCCTGTTTTGATATTCATGTTGAAAGTTGTGTGATAGAAGAGATTGATGAGGTCTTAGAGCTCATTAAGAAGACCTGGGTTATGCTCAGAATCAACGAAACGCTGCATAATATTTGTTTCACATGGGTCTTATTTCATAGATATGTCGTCACGGGTGAATTAGAAAGCGATCTGTTGTTTGCATCTTGTAATCTATTGGGGGAAGTTGAGAAAGATACTGTGATCATGAAGGATCCTTTGTACTCAAAAACTTTGAGCTCCACATTGAATCTGATGTTGGGTTGGGCAGATAGAAGGCTCCTTGCCTACCATGACACTTTCCATAATGGTAATATTGAATCAATGGAATGCATTGTATCTCTTGCTGCACTATCAGCAAAGATACTGGCAGAAGATATCTCTCATGAGTATAATACAGAGAAGGAAGAAGCCGATGTAGCCTACACCAGAGTTGAAAATTATATTCGATCATCATTACGTGCTGTTTTCATTCAG AAATTGGAAAAAGTGGACCCCAGCAAGCATCTATCTAGAAAACAGAATAAAGCTTTTCCCATTCTTTCTGTCCTGGCACAAGACATTACTGAACTGGCTTTTAAGGAGAAAGCCATATTTAGTCCCAAACTGAAGAGATGGCATCCTCTCGCCGCTGGTGTTGCGGTTGCTACCCTTCATGTGTGTTACGGAAATGAGTTGAAGCAATATGTTAAAGGTATCAATGAGTTGACACCTGATGCTATAGAAGTGCTGATGGCTGCCGACAAGCTGGAGAAAGAGTTGGTGCAGATAGCAGTGGAAGATTCTGTTGACAGTGAAGATGGTGGCAAATCCATTATTAAGCAGATCCAACCTTATGAGGCTGAATCTATAATTGCTAGTCTGGTTAAGTCATGGATAAAGATCAGAGTGGATAGACTGGGGGAATTGGTTGACAGAATTCTGCAACAAGAG GCATGGAATCTACGGGAAAATAAAGAGGGGTTTGCTCCTTCTGCAGTTCAAGTTCTACGTTTCGTCGATGACACTTTGGAAGCTTTCTTCCTGTTGCCCATATCCATGCACACGATTTTACTTCCTGAATTGATATGTGGTCTTGACAAATCTATCCAACAATACATTTTGAAAGCAAAATCTGGCTGCG GGAACCGTAATACATTCATCCCGACTTTGCCTGCATTGACTAGGTGTTCAACAAAAGCAAAATACCACAGTGTATTCCGGAAAAAAGAAAAGCCACAAATGACTCAGAGGAGGAAAGCCCTTGTTGCATCCACAAATGGAGATAGCTCATTTGATGTACCCCAACTGTTTGTTCGCATCAATACTATGCAACGTATTCGCATGGAATTAGGGGTTTTGGAAACGAGAGTAGTTGCTAATCTTAGCAGTTCTAATTCCATTAATGACGATGATATATCAGATGGGGTGAGCTTCAAGCTTTCTGCAGCTGCTGCAGTGGAAGGTATCCGTCAACTCTGCGAGTGTGTGGCGTACAAAGCTGTTTTCCAAGATCTATATCACGTTCTTTGGGACGGTCTATATGTTGGAGAAGTTTCTTCGACCAGGATTGAGCCTTTTCTTCAGGAGCTTGAACAATACTTAGAGATCATATCATCAACAGTTCATGATAAAGTTAGAACTCGAGTAATTGTTGAAGTAATGCGGGCTTCTTTCGATGGGTTCTTGTTGGTTTTGTTGGCGGGAGGTTCGTCTCGTGCTTTCTCTTTGCAAGATTCTGTTATAATAGAGGAAGATTTCAAGTTTCTGAGCGACTTGTTTTGGTCAAATGGGGACGGATTGCCAGCTGAATTGATAGAAAAGCAGTCTGCAACTGTTAGAAGTGTACTTCCCTTGTTCCACGCGGATACTCAACACATAATTCAGCAATTTATTGAACTTACTAAGGAAATGTATGGTTCTACGGCTAAATCTCGGCTTCCGTTGCCTCCAAAAGCAGATCAATGGAGCCCAAGAGAACCGGACACGCTTCTTCGAGTTTTGTGTTACAGGAATGATGAGGCAGCAGCCAAGTTCCTTAAGAAGAATTACAACTTGCCTACGAAAATCTAA
- the LOC113783927 gene encoding putative pentatricopeptide repeat-containing protein At5g08310, mitochondrial, which yields MAFKLTHSVTTKLRYFSSSSSSAADALVSIFTTKGTSAPELKTIAPELTPNLVESVLTRLHSWRVAQTFFHWASNQQTHYHHTSFTFNAIASIFSRSRQTQPLIDLAKQLPNSSVSFTPGSFSFFLRCLGNLRLVREANHLFDEMSQRGLCVPDRHCYNTLLDVISKTGSLHFMEIRLNEMKGFGWEFDKYTLTPVIVTYCNARRFGQALSVYKEMEEKGLVDERVCSMMALYFSKWGEVDKAFELVERMGEHGMRLSEKTFCVLIHGFVKESRVDKALHLFDKMRKEEGCFTPDISLYDVLIGGLCKKKDIDRALSLLSEMKEFGVRPDIGIFTKLISSFSDNTSMLSKLLEEIPEGEEEEQTLVLIYNALLTCYVNNGLMDEAYRLIQMMIQRKSSTDDDTRMNSFFKAIKRLVFPNITSFSIVIDGLLKKDRLDLALTLFNDMRQFVGKPTVLIYNNLIDSLCKSNRLEESYELLREMKELGIEPTHFTYNSIYGCLCKRKDVSGARDILKEMGACGHGPWIKHSTLLVKELCDHGRVIEACEFLDNMVQQGFLPDIVSYSAAIGGLINIQEVDHAVKIFRDLCSRGHCPDVVCFNVLIRGLCKANRLTEAESLLNELVERGLSPSVVTYNLFIDSWCKNGSVDKAMALLFKMSEEDKEPSIITYTTLVDGLCKAERPEDALLLWKEMERKGCHPNRIAFMALIYGLCRCCRPTEALCYLREMEQKEMKPDAFIYIALLSAYLSDMNLTSAFEIFREMVDLGYFPKPLDKNYPIAVDATLKFCKDHRTSSSIQVLMEEGKIPTHCELLEVKGSGLAVGGMAHSRTGGAYVASNTLENFGYE from the exons ATGGCATTCAAACTCACTCACTCCGTCACCACCAAACTCCGttacttttcttcttcttcttcttcagctGCAGATGCACTTGTCTCCATTTTCACCACCAAAGGTACCTCCGCACCAGAACTCAAAACCATCGCACCTGAACTCACCCCAAACCTCGTCGAATCCGTCCTCACGCGCCTCCACAGTTGGCGCGTCGCTCAAACCTTCTTCCATTGGGCTTCCAACCAACAAACTCATTACCACCACACTTCCTTCACCTTCAATGCCATCGCTTCAATCTTCTCTCGTTCCCGCCAAACCCAACCTCTCATTGACCTCGCCAAACAGCTTCCCAATTCCTCCGTTTCATTCACCCCTGGTTCCTTCTCTTTCTTCCTTCGTTGCCTCGGTAATCTTCGCTTGGTTCGTGAAGCCAACCACCTGTTCGATGAAATGTCTCAAAGGGGTCTTTGTGTCCCCGATCGTCATTGCTACAACACTTTGTTGGATGTCATTTCCAAAACTGGTTCCCTTCATTTTATGGAGATTAGGTTGAATGAAATGAAGGGTTTTGGTTGGGAGTTTGATAAGTATACTTTGACACCGGTTATTGTTACTTATTGTAATGCTCGTAGGTTTGGTCAGGCTTTGAGTGTGTATAAGGAAATGGAGGAGAAAGGTTTGGTTGATGAACGTGTTTGTTCTATGATGGCTTTGTATTTTTCTAAATGGGGTGAGGTTGATAAGGCTTTTGAGTTGGTGGAGAGGATGGGTGAACATGGAATGAGACTCAGTGAGAAGACTTTTTGTGTTTTGATTCATGGGTTTGTCAAGGAGTCGAGGGTTGATAAGGCGCTTCACCTGTTTGATAAAATGCGTAAGGAGGAGGGTTGTTTTACGCCTGATATTTCCTTGTATGATGTCCTCATTGGAGGACTATGTAAGAAGAAGGATATTGACAGGGCTTTGAGCTTGCTTTCTGAGATGAAGGAATTTGGTGTTAGGCCGGACATTGGaatttttactaaattgatATCGTCTTTTTCGGATAATACAAGTATGCTTTCCAAGTTACTAGAAGAAATTCCAGAAGGGGAAGAAGAGGAACAAACTCTCGTTTTGATTTACAATGCACTTTTGACTTGTTATGTGAACAATGGGTTGATGGATGAAGCTTATCGCCTTATTCAAATGATGATTCAAAGAAAATCTAGTACTGATGACGATACCCGGATGAATAGTTTCTTCAAGGCCATCAAAAGATTGGTTTTCCCAAATATCACTTCCTTTAGCATTGTTATTGACGGATTACTAAAAAAGGATCGGTTGGACCTCGCATTGACCCTTTTTAACGATATGCGACAATTTGTTGGTAAGCCAACTGTTTTGATTTACAACAATCTGATTGATAGTCTCTGCAAATCCAATAGATTGGAGGAGAGCTATGAGCTCCTGAGAGAGATGAAAGAATTAGGAATTGAACCTACTCATTTCACTTACAACTCCATTTATGGATGCCTGTGTAAAAGAAAGGATGTCTCAGGAGCCCGCGATATTTTAAAGGAGATGGGTGCATGTGGGCATGGACCATGGATAAAACATTCCACCCTTCTTGTGAAAGAGCTATGTGATCATGGGAGGGTGATAGAAGCCTGTGAGTTTCTCGATAACATGGTTCAGCAAGGCTTCCTTCCTGATATAGTTTCGTATTCTGCAGCAATTGGTGGCTTGATCAATATTCAAGAAGTGGATCATGCAGTGAAAATATTCAGGGATTTGTGTTCTCGCGGCCACTGTCCAGATGTGGTTTGTTTTAATGTGTTGATAAGAGGGCTATGCAAAGCCAACAGATTGACAGAAGCTGAAAGTCTATTAAATGAGCTTGTTGAGAGGGGTCTCTCTCCCTCAGTTGTTACCTACAATTTGTTTATCGATAGTTGGTGCAAAAATGGTTCTGTCGATAAGGCTATGGCGCTTCTTTTCAAAATGTCTGAAGAAGACAAAGAGCCTAGTATCATTACATACACAACTTTGGTGGATGGATTATGCAAAGCAGAAAGGCCCGAAGATGCTCTATTGCTCTGGAAAGAAATGGAAAGAAAAGGTTGTCATCCAAATCGAATCGCTTTCATGGCGCTTATTTACGGTCTTTGCAGATGCTGTAGGCCAACTGAAGCCCTTTGTTATTTACGCGAGATGGAACAGAAAGAAATGAAACCCGACGCCTTCATTTACATTGCATTGCTAAGTGCTTATCTGTCTGATATGAATTTGACATCTGCATTTGAGATATTCAGAGAGATGGTTGATTTAGGATATTTTCCAAAACCCCTTGATAAAAACTACCCCATTGCAGTAGATGCAACACTCAAGTTTTGTAAGGATCACAGAACATCCTCAAGCATCCAAGTTTTAATGGAAGAGGGAAAAATTCCAACACATTGTGAACTGTTGGAAGTTAAAG GAAGTGGACTGGCCGTAGGTGGAATGGCACATAGCAGGACTGGGGGAGCATATGTGGCTAGCAACACGTTGGAAAATTTTGGTTATGAATAA